From candidate division WOR-3 bacterium, the proteins below share one genomic window:
- a CDS encoding rRNA maturation RNAse YbeY, which produces MRINIYNTTDRQRIDRPSIRRLVKKVLKDERKDLPAVNIIIADGRYLRRLNEIFLNRKRTTNVISFNLGEVSEIYLCDKMARDSYELNYYIVHGLLHLLGYDHRNKREGADMHRKCAEYLSNE; this is translated from the coding sequence ATGCGAATAAACATCTATAATACAACGGATCGCCAACGTATCGATAGGCCATCCATTCGCAGATTAGTGAAAAAAGTTCTGAAAGACGAACGAAAAGACCTTCCCGCTGTGAATATTATCATTGCTGATGGAAGATATCTCAGGCGTTTGAATGAAATATTCCTCAATAGAAAGCGAACGACTAACGTTATCTCATTCAATCTCGGGGAAGTCTCAGAAATATACTTATGCGATAAGATGGCCCGGGATTCTTATGAGCTAAACTACTATATTGTGCACGGACTGTTGCATCTTCTTGGTTATGACCACCGCAATAAGCGTGAAGGCGCAGACATG